A single genomic interval of Arachis duranensis cultivar V14167 chromosome 7, aradu.V14167.gnm2.J7QH, whole genome shotgun sequence harbors:
- the LOC107458879 gene encoding uncharacterized protein LOC107458879, whose product MLLDLEAGMAAKLGIHNIVQLCFFFSLLLVPLVSGGRATTATTGGGSGGGGSSQKLNVQNHLKNLNKPPVKSIKSPDGDIIDCVHMSHQPAFDHPDLKNHKIQMKPQNFHPEGKILADSKVSSSSSPVAQLWHQNGRCPDGTIPVRRTKKEDILRASSIQRFGKKKQKSFPQPSAKPLPDILTQSGHQHAIVYVEGDKYYGAKATINVWDPRIQQPNEFSLSQMWILGGSFGQDLNSIEAGWQVSPDLYGDNNTRLFTYWTSDAYQATGCYNLLCSGFIQINSDIALGASIYPLSNYGSSQYDISILVWKDPKEGNWWMQFGNNHVLGYWPASLFSYLSDSASMIEWGGEVVNSESDGQHTSTQMGSGHFPDEGFGKASYFKNIQVVDGENKLRAPKDLGIYTEQDSCYNVKTGNADDWGNYFYYGGPGRNPNCP is encoded by the exons ATGCTTTTGGATTTGGAAGCTGGAATGGCTGCCAAGTTGGGAATTCACAATATTGTGCAGCTctgcttctttttctccttGCTTTTGGTGCCTTTGGTTTCTGGTGGCAGAGCCACCACCGCCACCACCGGTGGTGGAAGTGGTGGCGGCGGTTCCAGTCAGAAGCTTAATGTTCAGAACCATTTGAAGAATTTGAACAAGCCTCCTGTTAAGTCCATCAAG AGTCCTGATGGGGATATCATTGACTGTGTTCATATGTCACACCAGCCAGCTTTTGATCATCCTGacctcaagaatcacaaaattcaG ATGAAACCACAGAATTTCCATCCAGAAGGGAAAATTTTGGCAGACAGCAAAGTATCCTCAAGTTCCAGCCCTGTGGCTCAGCTGTGGCACCAAAACGGAAGGTGCCCGGACGGAACGATTCCGGTCCGGAGGACTAAGAAGGAAGACATATTGAGGGCAAGCTCAATTCAGCGATTTGGgaagaagaagcaaaagagTTTTCCTCAGCCAAGTGCAAAACCTCTTCCTGATATCCTCACTCAAAGTGGTCACCAG CATGCAATAGTTTATGTGGAAGGAGATAAGTATTATGGAGCTAAAGCAACCATAAACGTTTGGGACCCTAGAATTCAACAACCAAATGAGTTTAGCCTCTCTCAAATGTGGATTCTTGGTGGCTCTTTTGGTCAAGATCTTAACAGTATTGAAGCAGGTTGGCag GTTAGCCCAGATTTGTATGGAGATAATAACACAAGGCTCTTTACTTATTGGACA AGCGATGCATATCAAGCTACTGGTTGCTACAATCTTCTCTGTTCTGGCTTTATTCAAATTAACAGTGATATAGCCCTTGGTGCTAGCATCTACCCACTTTCTAACTATGGTTCTTCCCAATATGATATTAGCATTCTGGTCTGGAAG GACCCAAAAGAAGGGAACTGGTGGATGCAATTTGGGAACAACCATGTTCTTGGGTACTGGCCAGCATCTTTATTTTCTTACCTCTCAGACAGTGCCTCAATGATTGAATGGGGGGGAGAAGTTGTGAATTCTGAGTCTGATGGCCAACATACTTCAACACAAATGGGGAGTGGCCATTTCCCTGATGAAGGTTTTGGCAAAGCAAGTTACTTCAAGAACATTCAGGTTGTCGACGGCGAAAACAAGCTTAGAGCTCCAAAGGACCTAGGCATTTACACTGAGCAAGATAGCTGCTATAATGTTAAAACTGGTAATGCTGATGATTGGGGCAATTACTTCTACTATGGTGGTCCTGGAAGAAACCCCAACTGCCCTTAG